CTCCGAAGTCATGTGACAGAGAAGCACCCACGGAAGCTTCCACTTCACTGCGATCGATGCAAGAGTGACTTTCGCTTCCGCCTAGAGCTCTGCCAACATGAAGTTGTGTCGTCTTTGGAGACCCTGCACTACTGCTACTACTGTGGAAAAGGTTTCCTCTCTGCATCGGATGTCCTCCAGCATGCACGGACATCTCACTTGCCTTCCAGGAAGCACGAGTGTGATGTTTGTGGCCGCTTCTTTCCGACATTTGAGAGCATCAGCATTCACAGCGTCTTTCATTTGCGGCACGGTGGCCCTTATCGTCAAGCAGCTATTGGTGAGtgctttcaaacaaaaaaattgcGCATTAGTTCGTGCAAGGGTTCATGGAAATTTCAATTCTTTGTGCTACAACACAGTCTTGTCGGTGGCTACAGAGAATCATTGTGCAGCCTTTATATTCAGTTTACCCCAGAAAGGAAGTGTGAAATTCGCTGTGTGCACATTATCAGATGCATCTCATAGCAGTTGAGTTCTAACCCTTAGCGCATTGAATGTGGTTGCTACTAGCTCTGATTGTTCAAAGCTGTAACATTTTTCTACACAACCTTCAatcatgtacacccgtgagcaaaagtatacggaccacagggtcgccaaAAAAtgggaatttcttcgtaattaacaagcataaactggcaTTGATgattacactgaaaagttcgcagtgTCAAGTTTGGACTGCAATCCTCAATTTAAAAttgcgttcataggcagaggaaaaaGTCGGCTTCTTCGTGCAActcctggtccgtatacttttgctcatgggtgtaccTAGATGCTCCAGAGCTTGTGCCGTATAGGTTCTTATGTTTATCGTTTTTGTTGTCAATGCTGTTTCAATTCCAGGTTCGAGGAAGTACACAAAATTCCACCGGAAACGGCGACCACACCGTTGCCTTTTCTGCCCAAGGCACTTCCTGTACTTGGAATCCTTGAAGAGGCACCAGCTCACACACAAGCTCGAAAACAGTTCCCTGTGTCGCATCTGTGACCGACCTTTCACACTTCCTTGCTCAGTACAGGGCCACCTGAAGGAGCATGAAGAGGAGCTGCGGCTGTATGCAGAAGAGTTGCCACACGGCATCATCCCCTCAGAGCCACCGCATGAGTGTGAGCTCTGTGGTAAGACCTATTCCACGAGCAACAGTTTGCGGGCCCACCGGAAGACGCACAGTTCTGACCGGCCACACAAGTGCGATGTTTGTCAGAAGCAGTTCCTGCGCTCTTATGACCTCAAGCGCCACCTGCGAATCCACACCGGTGAGCGGCCCTTTGTCTGCGACGTCTGTGGCCAGGGCTTTTTCCAGTCATCGGCCATGCGCAATCACTTGCGCACCCATACGGGCGAGCGCCCCTTTTCCTGCGATGTCTGTGGCAAGGACTTCACTCTAGCATCAACATTGCGGGGCCACATGAAGATCCACACGGGCGAGCGGCCACACCGCTGCGCCCTGTGTGCCAAATCCTTCTCGCGCCCCTACGAGCTCAAAACGCACatgcgcatccacacaggcgagcGTCCCTTCGCTTGCGGTGTCTGCGGCCTTGGCTTCGCCCAGGCCTCGACACTGCGGACTCATGTCAAGATTCACGAGCAGGGGGGGGCGGCGTCCTTTGCCTGTCGTCTGTGCGGCGAGGCCTTT
The Dermacentor silvarum isolate Dsil-2018 unplaced genomic scaffold, BIME_Dsil_1.4 Seq41, whole genome shotgun sequence DNA segment above includes these coding regions:
- the LOC119435061 gene encoding gastrula zinc finger protein XlCGF26.1-like, which translates into the protein MEDLSTSMLPPSPIDELNGDQEESYLCPLCLYSTTSAAILFRHLFIHTGIKPYCCFECGERFAIPETLRSHVTEKHPRKLPLHCDRCKSDFRFRLELCQHEVVSSLETLHYCYYCGKGFLSASDVLQHARTSHLPSRKHECDVCGRFFPTFESISIHSVFHLRHGGPYRQAAIGSRKYTKFHRKRRPHRCLFCPRHFLYLESLKRHQLTHKLENSSLCRICDRPFTLPCSVQGHLKEHEEELRLYAEELPHGIIPSEPPHECELCGKTYSTSNSLRAHRKTHSSDRPHKCDVCQKQFLRSYDLKRHLRIHTGERPFVCDVCGQGFFQSSAMRNHLRTHTGERPFSCDVCGKDFTLASTLRGHMKIHTGERPHRCALCAKSFSRPYELKTHMRIHTGERPFACGVCGLGFAQASTLRTHVKIHEQGGAASFACRLCGEAFAQAADLEAHSKIHLGELSPQPLEPALPFRCSICSKTFTRQTHLRNHMKLHLGPEPFKCEVCGQA